TTCTGCGAGGTCGATGGCAACTTCCCCAACCATCACCCGGACCCGGGCAAGCCTGAGAACCTGGTGGACCTGATCGCCAAGGTCGAAGAAGTGGGCGCCGATGTCGGCCTGGCCTTCGATGGCGACGGCGACCGCGTGGGCGTGGTGACCAACACCGGTAGCATCGTGTTCCCCGACCGCCTGCTGATGCTGTTCGCCCGCGACGTGGTCGCGCGCAACCCCGGTGCCGAGATCATCTTCGACGTCAAATGCACCCGGCGCCTGACACCGCTGATCAAGGAATACGGTGGCCGCCCACTGATGTGGAAGACCGGTCACTCGCTGATCAAAAAGAAAATGAAGGAAACCGGCGCCCTGCTGGCTGGCGAGATGAGCGGCCATGTGTTCTTCAAGGAGCGCTGGTTCGGTTTTGACGACGGTATCTATAGCGCCGCCCGCTTGCTGGAGATCCTCAGCAAGGAAAAATCCAGCGCCGAGGATCTGTTCGAGACCTTCCCGAACGATATTTCTACGCCGGAAATCAATATCCATGTGACCGAAGAGAGCAAATTCAGCATCATTGACGCACTGCATGATGCGCAATGGGGCGAAGGTGCCAACCTGACCACCATTGATGGTGTGCGAGTCGATTATGCCGAAGGCTGGGGCCTGGTTCGTGCGTCCAACACCACTCCGGTGCTGGTCCTGCGTTTCGAGGCGGATACCGAGGCCGAGTTGCAGCGCATCAAGGACGTGTTCCACGCCCAGTTGAAACGTGTTGCCCCTGATCTCCAACTACCGTTCTGATTATTTGCCCCGGAGCCCTGAATGACCCTCGAACGCGAAGCCGCCGCCAACACCGCCAAGGTCCTTTCCGAAGCGCTGCCTTACATTCGACGCTACGTCGGCAAGACGCTGGTGATCAAGTACGGCGGCAATGCCATGGAAAGCGACGAGCTGAAAACCGGCTTTGCCCGCGATATCGTGCTGATGAAAGCCGTCGGGATCAACCCAGTGGTGGTCCACGGCGGCGGCCCGCAGATCGGTGACCTGCTCAAGCGCTTGTCCATCGAGAGTCATTTCATCGACGGCATGCGCGTCACCGATGCGCAGACCATGGACGTGGTGGAGATGGTCCTTGGCGGCCAGGTGAACAAAGACATCGTCAACCTGATCAACCGTCATGGCGGCAGCGCTATCGGCCTGACCGGCAAGGACGCCGAACTGATCCGCGCGAAGAAGCTCACCGTGACCCGCAAGACCCCGGAGATGACCCAGCCGGAAATTATCGACATTGGCCAGGTAGGCGAAGTGATCGGCATCAACACCGACTTGCTGAACCTGCTGGTCAAGGGTGACTTCATTCCGGTGATCGCACCGATCGGCGTGGGTGCCAACGGTGAGTCCTACAACATCAACGCCGACCTGGTGGCTGGCAAGGTGGCCGAGGCCCTGAAGGCCGAGAAGCTGATGTTGCTGACCAACATCGCCGGCTTGATGGACAAGGAAGGCAAGGTATTGACCGGCCTGACCACCCAGCAAGTCGACGACCTGATCGCCGACGGCACCATCTACGGCGGCATGCTGCCGAAGATCCGCTGCGCACTCGAAGCCGTACAAGGTGGCGTAGGCAGCTCGCTGATCATTGATGGACGGGTGCCGAACGCTGTGTTGCTGGAGATCTTTACCGATACCGGCATGGGCACGCTGATCAGCAATCGCAAGCGTCCTTAAGCACCAGAAAACAAAAGGCCCCGCTCAATCAAATTGAGCGGGGCCTTTTGTTTGCACGCGATCCAAATGTGGGAGCGGGCTTGCTCGCGAAAGCGGAGTGTCAGTCACTGAATATGTTTCTGACCTACCGTGTTCGCGAGCAAGCCCGCTCCCACAGGGTTCGGTATCAGACGCCGAATTGCTCTCGGTATGCACGAACAGCCGGCAAATGCTGCTTGAGCTGTGAGTCGTCTTCGAGGAACTGCAATACCTGGTTCAGCGAGACAATGCTCACCACCGGGATTGCGAAGTCACGCTCCACTTCCTGGATCGCCGACAACTCACCGTTGCCACGCTCCTGGCGGTTCAGGGCAATCAGCACGCCAGCAGCCTTGGCGCCGTCCTGGGACGCAATGATCTGCATCACTTCGCGAATCGCGGTGCCAGCGGTGATCACATCGTCGATGATCAGTACATCACCGGTCAACGGAGCGCCGACCAGGCTTCCGCCTTCGCCGTGGGCCTTGGCTTCCTTGCGGTTGAAGCACCACGGCAGGTCCCGGTCGTGATGTTCTGCCAGGGCCACTGCGGTCGCGGCGGCCAGCGGAATACCTTTGTAGGCCGGGCCGAATAGCACATCGAAGGAAATACCGCTTTCAACGATGGCAGCAGCGTAGAAACGCCCCAGTTGCGCCAGGGCAGAACCCGAGTTGAACAGGCCGGCATTGAAGAAGTATGGGCTGGTGCGCCCGGACTTGAGGGTGAACTCACCGAAGCGCAAAACCCCGCGATCGATGGCAAAACGAATGAAATCGCGTTGATACGCCTGCATGAAAAAAGCCTCAGATACCACGGATTTAGCTAAATAGGTAGACGGCGTGTATCATACACGCACGCGATTTTTGGGGCCATTTATGCGGATCATCAGTGTGAACGTTAATGGTATTCAGGCTGCAGTCGAGCGTGGTTTGCTCAGTTGGCTGCAAGCCCAGAATGCCGACGTCATCTGCCTGCAGGACACCCGCGCCTCCGCCTTTGAACTGGACGACCCAGCCTTCCAACTGGATGGCTACTTCCTTTATGCCTGTGATGCCGAAGTCCCTGCCCAAGGTGGCGTGGCTCTGTATTCACGGTTGCAACCCAAGGCGGTCATCAGCGGCCTCGGCTTCGAGACAGCCGATCGCTACGGGCGCTACCTGCAAGCCGATTTCGACAAAGTCAGTATTGCTACCTTGCTGCTCCCTTCGGGGATGAACGGCGATGAAGACTTGAACCAGAAGTTCAAGCTAATGGACGATTTCGCCCGTTATCTGGATAAACAGCGACGCAAACGTCGCGAGTACATTTATTGTGGCTCGTTGTACGTGGCGCAACAGAAGCTGGATATCAAGAACTGGCGCGACAGCCAGCAATCCCCGGGTTTCCTGGCGCCGGAACGGGCCTGGATGGACGAGATTGTCGGCAACATGGGCTATGTAGATGCCCTGCGCGAAGTCAGCCGTGAAGGCGACCAGTACAGCTGGTGGCCGGACAACGAACAGGCCGAGATGCTCAACCTGGGCTGGCGTTTTGACTACCAACTGCTGACCCCCGGCCTGCGCCGGTTTGTCCGCAGCGCACGTCTGCCTCGTCAACCGCGCTTCTCGCAACACGCGCCGTTGATCGTGGACTACGACTGGACCTTGACCATCTAAGGTCAATATCCAGGCACAAAAAAACCGACATCGCTGTCGGTTTTTTTGTGGGTGATCATTATTTGATCAATCGCCATGTGAGCGGGTAACGGTAGGCAATGCCTTTATTGGCCTTGACCCCGCCGATGATGGTCAACACCAGCGCGGCGATCACCAACACCACCATCAGCAGGAAGCCGATCACCACGAACCCCAGGACAAAGCAGACCAGCCATGCAATAGCCACGGTCAGTTGGAAGTTCAGCGCTTCCTTGCCCTGATCATCGATCAACGGATCCATGTCCTTCTTCACCTGCCACAGGATCAAAGGGCCCAGCACACTGCCAAAAGGGAACACCAGGCCAAGGAACGCCGCGAAGTGACAGAGCATCGCCCACTGGCGCACTTCCTTGTTCTGGGCTGACACGGGAAGCTGGTTGTCACTCATGGCGTTACTCCTTGAGGCCGGTTTCAGTCAGCCAGTGCGGCGTTCTGCAGTTCGAAGATTTCGCTCATGCCTTTCTGGGCCAGGGCCAGCATGGCGTTCAGGTCTGCCGGCTGGAACGGCGCGCCTTCGGCGGTGCCCTGCACTTCGATGAACCCGCCGGTGCTGGTCATGACCACGTTCAGGTCGGTCTCGGCCGCCGAGTCTTCCAGGTAGTCCAGGTCCAGCACAGGCTCGCCCTGGTACATGCCCACCGATACGGCCGCAATCATCTGCTTGAGCGGGTCGCCGCCTTTCAGGCCGCCGCGCTTCTTGATCACTTTCAGCGCATCGACCAGGGCCACCATGGCGCCAGTGATGGACGCGGTGCGGGTGCCGCCGTCGGCCTGGATCACGTCGCAGTCGACGTACAGGGTCACATCGCCCAGCTTGGACATGTCCAGCGCAGCGCGCAGGGAACGGCCGATCAAGCGCTGGATTTCCAGAGTGCGACCGCCCTGCTTGCCACGGCTGGCTTCACGCTGGTTACGTTCGCCGGTGGCGCGCGGCAACATGCCGTATTCGGCGGTCAACCAACCCTGGCCCTGGCCTTTGAGGAAACGCGGCACGCCGTTTTCAACGCTGACGGTGCAGATGACCTTGGTATCGCCAAACTCGACCAGTACAGATCCCTCGGCGTGTTTGGTGTAGTTGCGGGTGATGCGGATCGAGCGGAGCTGATCGGCAGCGCGACCACTTGGACGTTTCATAGGGGATACCTGTACTAAGGACGAAAAACTGCCGAGCATTATAGAGCCGCAGGCCGCTTCGCGGCACTGCTAATAAATTCGGTTACTAAAGGGCTGCCCTGGCACCCCTTGTCACAGCCAGCATTTGGGGGCGCTTGCCCCGTTGCGCTACAATCCTGCGCCTTCGCAGCCAGTCGGCTTCAATCTACCCACCAGCCCGCCCATTGGCGGGACTGTATCGCGAGGTACCTCCATGGTGCATAGCATGACCGCCTTCGCCCGCGTCGAAAAAGCCGGCGCCCAAGGCACGCTGAGCTGGGAATTGCGCTCGGTCAACAGCCGCTACCTGGAGCCGCACCTGCGCCTGCCCGAGTCCTTTCGCGACCTTGAAGGCGCAGTGCGCGAAGCGCTGCGCGCCGGCATCTCCCGCGGCAAGCTGGAGTGCACCCTGCGCTTTACCGAGGAAACCACCGGCAAGCCGCTGCAGGTTGATCGCGAGCGCGCTGCACAATTGGTCGCTGCCGCTGAAACGATTGCCAGCCTGATCAAGCAGCCGGCGGCACTGAACCCACTGGAAGTCCTGGCCTGGCCAGGCGTACTGGTGGCCGACGCCACTGACCCACAGGCCCTGAACGCCGAGGCCCTGGCCCTGTTCAACCAGGGCCTCAAGGAGCTCAAGGCCGGCCGTGAGCGCGAAGGCGCCGAACTGGCCCGGCTGATCAATGAGCGCCTGACCGCCATCGAAGACGACGTCGTGACCCTGCGCGAGCTGGTGCCACAAATGCTGGCCACCCAGCGCCAGAAAGTCCTCGACCGCTTCACCGACATGAAGGCCGACCTCGATCCGGTACGCCTGGAACAGGAAATGGTTCTGCTCGCACAAAAAAGCGACGTCGCCGAAGAACTCGATCGCCTGAGCACCCATATCCTGGAAGTGCGCCGCGTGCTCAAGTCGGCCGGTGCCGCTGGTCGGCGCCTGGACTTCCTGATGCAGGAACTCAACCGCGAAGCCAATACACTGGGCTCCAAAGCCTTCGATCCGCGCAGCACCCAGGCTGCGGTCAACCTCAAAGTGTTGATCGAGCAGATGCGCGAACAAGTACAGAATATTGAGTAAGGCAACTCCCATGACCCATAGCACCGGCACCCTTTACATTATTTCTGCGCCCTCGGGCGCGGGCAAAAGCAGCCTGGTCAAAGCCCTGACCGACACTAACCCGGAGATCCGCGTATCGGTCTCCCACACTACCCGCGCCATGCGCCCGGGTGAGGTGAACGGTGTGAACTATCACTTCGTCGAACGCAGCGAGTTCGTGAAGATGATCGAGCACGGTGATTTCCTGGAGCGCGCCGAAGTGTTTGGCAACCTCTATGGCACGTCCCAGAGCCACTTGCAGCAGACCCTGGACGAAGGCCACGACCTGATCCTGGAAATCGATTGGCAGGGCGCCGAACAGGTCCGCCAATTGATGCCCAAGGCACGCTCGATCTTTATCCTGCCGCCGTCCCTGGAGGCCTTGCACCAGCGCCTGAACAATCGCGGCCAGGACAGCGACGAGGTCATCGCCGGGCGCATGCGCGAAGCTGTCAGCGAAATGAGCCACTATGTGGACTACGACTACCTGATCATCAACGACGATTTTGCCCACGCCCTGGACGACCTGAAGGCGATTTTCCGCGCCAATCAGCTCCAGCAAAAACGCCAACAGCAGCGTTTTGGCAAATTGTTGGCCGAACTGCTCGGTTGAATGGCTCTTCCCAAAACCGCTGCGAGGGCCTTACATTGGCACTTGTAGCGCGTTTGCCGGGGCCTGCGGAAAATCAGCGCTTCCCTAAACGCTGGTGATTTTTTAAACTGTTGAGTCCGCTCGCCCAACCGGGCAGCGCGCATCTTGCATTCGCTCCGAGGAATACCATGGCCCGCGTAACCGTTGAAGACTGCCTAGAACACGTGGATAACCGCTTTGAGCTGGTCATGCTCTCTACCAAGCGTGCCCGTCAATTGGCCACTGGCGGCAAAGAGCCGTTGCTCAATTGGGAAAATGACAAGCCTACCGTAATGGCCCTGCGCGAAATCGCTGCCGGCGTGATGAGCTATGAGTACATCGCCAGCGCTGAAATCGTTGAAGACGAACCGCTGTTTGCAGCGTTCGAGGACGAGTCCAACGAGGCCGTCTAAGCCTATGCCTGGTCGACGTAGCACGGCGCGGGGTCACAGCCTTCGGCAGGAGTTAACACTTTGCCGAGTATAGACGCCCTCGCCGATCGCTTATCGACCTACCTCGGTACCGACCAGGTCAACCTGGTCCGCCGAGCGTATTTCTACGCCGAACAAGCCCACGACGGCCAACGCCGCCGCAGCGGCGAGGCGTATGTCACCCATCCTCTTGCGGTGGCCAATATTCTTGCCGACATGCACATGGACCATCAGAGCCTGATGGCCGCGATGCTGCATGACGTGATCGAAGACACCGGCATCGCCAAGGAAGCGCTCAGTGCGCAATTTGGCGAAACCGTGGCCGACCTGGTCGACGGGGTCAGCAAGCTGACCCAGATGAACTTCGAGACCAAGGCCGAGGCCCAGGCCGAGAACTTCCAGAAAATGGCCATGGCCATGGCCCGGGATATCCGGGTGATCCTGGTCAAGCTGGCCGACCGGCTGCACAACATGCGCACGCTGGAAGTGCTGTCCGGTGAAAAACGCCGGCGCATCGCCAAGGAAACCCTGGAAATCTACGCGCCCATCGCCAACCGGCTGGGCATGCATGCCATTCGTATCGAATTCGAAGACCTTGGCTTCAAGGCCATGCACCCGATGCGCTCGGCGCGCATCTATCAGGCGGTCAAGCGCGCCCGGGGCAATCGCAAGGAAATCGTCAACAAGATCGAAGAGTCCCTGAGTCATTGCCTGGCAATCGACGAGATTGAAGGCGAAGTCAGCGGGCGGCAGAAACATATCTACGGCATCTACAAGAAGATGCGCGGCAAGCGTCGGGCGTTCAACGAGATCATGGACGTGTATGCGTTCCGGATCATCGTCGACAAGGTCGATACCTGTTACCGCGTACTGGGCGCTGTACATAATTTGTACAAACCCCTGCCGGGACGTTTCAAGGACTACATCGCCATTCCCAAGGCCAACGGCTATCAGTCGCTGCATACCACGCTGTTCGGTATGCATGGGGTGCCGATCGAGATCCAGATCCGCACCCGGGAAATGGAAGAGATGGCCAACAACGGCATCGCTGCCCATTGGCTGTACAAATCCAGCGGCGACGAGCAGCCCAAAGGCACCCATGCCCGCGCCCGCCAGTGGGTCAAGGGCGTGCTGGAAATGCAGCAACGTGCCGGCAACTCCCTGGAATTTATCGAAAGCGTGAAGATAGACCTGTTCCCGGACGAGGTCTATGTGTTCACGCCCAAAGGCCGAATCATGGAGCTGCCCAAGGGCTCCACGGCGGTCGACTTTGCCTACGCGGTACACACCGACGTCGGCAACAGCTGCATCGCCTGTCGGATCAATCGTCGCCTGGCCCCGCTGTCGGAGCCGCTGCAAAGCGGCTCCACCGTGGAGATCGTCAGCGCACCGGGGGCCCGTCCGAACCCGGCGTGGCTCAACTTCGTAGTCACCGGCAAGGCGCGTACCCACATCCGCCATGCGCTGAAGCTGCAACGCCGGTCCGAGTCCATCAGCCTGGGTGAACGCCTGCTGAACAAGGTACTCAACGGCTTTGACAGCTCCCTGGAAAAGATCCCCGCCGAGCGCGTGCAGGCGATCCTCCACGAGTACCGCCAGGAAACCATCGAAGACCTGCTCGAAGATATCGGCCTGGGCAACCGCATGGCTTACGTCGTCGCCCGTCGCCTGCTGGGCGAAGGCGAGCAGTTGCCAAGCCCCGAAGGCCCGCTGGCCATTCGCGGCACCGAAGGTCTGGTACTGAGCTACGCCAAGTGCTGCACGCCGATCCCGGGCGACCCGATTGTCGGGCACCTGTCCGCCGGCAAAGGCATGGTGGTGCACCTGGATAACTGCCGCAATATCAGCGAAATCCGCCACAACCCGGAAAAATGCATCCAGCTGTCATGGGCCAAGGATGTGACCGGCGAATTCAACGTCGAACTGCGAGTGGAGCTGGAGCACCAGCGCGGGCTGATCGCCCTGCTGGCCAGCAGTGTCAACGCCGCCGACGGCAATATCGAAAAAATCAGCATGGACGAACGCGATGGTCGCATCAGCGTGGTCCAACTGGTGGTCAGCGTGCACGACCGTGTGCACCTGGCCCGCGTGATCAAGAAACTGCGTGCCCTGACCGGGGTTATCCGCATCACTCGCATGCGCGCATAACGCCCCCCTATAGCCCGGACATTACAAGGAGTCATTCATGACCAAGACTGTTATCACCAGCGACAAGGCACCTGCCGCCATCGGTACTTACTCCCAGGCGATCAAGGCCGGCAACACCGTCTACATGTCCGGCCAGATCCCACTGGATCCAAAGACCATGGAGCTGGTTGAAGGCTTCGAAGCCCAGACCGTACAAGTCTTCGAGAACCTCAAGTCGGTAGCCGAAGCAGCGGGCGGTTCGTTCAAGGACATCGTCAAATTGAACATCTTCCTCACCGACCTGAGCCACTTCGCCAAGGTCAACGAGATCATGGGCAAGTACTTCGAACAACCTTACCCAGCCCGCGCCGCCATTGGCGTTGCCGCCCTGCCCAAGGGTTCGCAGGTTGAGATGGACGCGATTCTGGTCATCGAGTAATACATTCGGCGCAACCCCAGGGGTTGCGCCGACTTCGTTTTAAAAGGATTTCGTAATGCGCAAAGCGCTCGTTGCCTCCACGCTGCTCACCCTGTTCCTTGGCGGCTGCGCCAGCAATCCTGCCGCCCGGGATGTGAGCGGCACCTGGATCAACCAGGTCGCCATCGATGCGGCGTCCAAGGGCGGCCCTTTGCGTGAAGCTCTGCAGGCCTATGGTCCGAACCTCGAATGGGAGGTCAATACCCGGGCCAACCAGGCACGCTACTTCAACGGCTTTGAACGCCCTGAAGGCAAGCTTGAAGGCGAAAAAGCCGGCACCTGGAATGTCGATTTCTACGGCAGCTCAACCACCGAACTCAAGCGTGATGGCAAGCAGTTGCTGCAAGTGGCGAACGACAATGAGCCCGAGCAGTTGTTTGATCGCCCTAAAGACCCTGCCCCCGAAGGCGCGCCCCTAGGCGCCAACTTCGAACGGGCGCTGTACTCGGCCTATATGGGCGGTAGCTGGAAAATCACCAGCGGCAGCGGCCTGGGCGAGACCGTACAGTTCCAGGCCAACGGCCAAGTCACCGGCCTGCCCGGCGCGGACCAATACTCACTGTGCCTGGCCGGCGATTGCGCCTCTATGAGCGGTGGCTACGACAGCATCTGGCTGCAAAAGAGCGGCCAGGGCAACCCGTGGATCTTCAGCCGCAATGACAAGCAACTGGAGATTTTCCAGGCGATCAATACGTCCCAGGCCGATGAAGTGCCTTCGTTTACCCCCGGGCCGCGCCAGTGGTTGCTGGAAAAACAGTAACCTAGATGTGTGAGCGAGCAAGCCCGCTCACACATTTTTGACCGCGTTTCAGCCTTTGAGAATAGCGGCGTAGCCTTCGCGATAACTGGGATAGATTGGCGTCCAACCCAGGGCCTTGGCCCGCGTATTGCTGCACTGCTTGCTGCCCGCGCGCCGCACACTGGCGTCTTCGGCCCATTCGGTCACGCCAAGGTACTCACGCAGCCAGCCCACGACTTCAGCCAGCGGCGCAGGCGCGTCATCGACGCCGATATAGACCTTGTCCAACGAACCGCCCTGCTCTACATGTCGCAGCAGAAAAGCCAACAACCCTGCCGCATCATCGACATGTATCCGGTTGCCATATAAAGGTGGCTCAACCGCCACGCGATAGCCCTGGCGCACCTGGCTCAACAACCATTCACGCCCAGGCCCGTAGATACCGGTCAAACGCACGGCCGTGGCCGGGATACCACTGTTGAATGCCACTTGCTCGGCTTCCAGCATCACCTGCCCGGAATAGCCGACGGCCTGAGTGGGCGAGGTCTCATCGACCCATTCACCATTTTGCTGCCCATAAACGCTGCTGCTGGACACAAACAACAGCTGCTTGGGCTGCTGGCCATAGTCGCCAAGCCACTCCAGCACATGCTGCAAACCCTCGACGTAGGCCTTGCGATAGCCCGCCTCGTCATGGTCGGTGGCGGCTGCGCAGTACACCAGGTAGTCCACACCACCGA
The Pseudomonas hygromyciniae genome window above contains:
- a CDS encoding RidA family protein encodes the protein MTKTVITSDKAPAAIGTYSQAIKAGNTVYMSGQIPLDPKTMELVEGFEAQTVQVFENLKSVAEAAGGSFKDIVKLNIFLTDLSHFAKVNEIMGKYFEQPYPARAAIGVAALPKGSQVEMDAILVIE
- the argB gene encoding acetylglutamate kinase, producing the protein MTLEREAAANTAKVLSEALPYIRRYVGKTLVIKYGGNAMESDELKTGFARDIVLMKAVGINPVVVHGGGPQIGDLLKRLSIESHFIDGMRVTDAQTMDVVEMVLGGQVNKDIVNLINRHGGSAIGLTGKDAELIRAKKLTVTRKTPEMTQPEIIDIGQVGEVIGINTDLLNLLVKGDFIPVIAPIGVGANGESYNINADLVAGKVAEALKAEKLMLLTNIAGLMDKEGKVLTGLTTQQVDDLIADGTIYGGMLPKIRCALEAVQGGVGSSLIIDGRVPNAVLLEIFTDTGMGTLISNRKRP
- a CDS encoding exodeoxyribonuclease III; translated protein: MRIISVNVNGIQAAVERGLLSWLQAQNADVICLQDTRASAFELDDPAFQLDGYFLYACDAEVPAQGGVALYSRLQPKAVISGLGFETADRYGRYLQADFDKVSIATLLLPSGMNGDEDLNQKFKLMDDFARYLDKQRRKRREYIYCGSLYVAQQKLDIKNWRDSQQSPGFLAPERAWMDEIVGNMGYVDALREVSREGDQYSWWPDNEQAEMLNLGWRFDYQLLTPGLRRFVRSARLPRQPRFSQHAPLIVDYDWTLTI
- the rph gene encoding ribonuclease PH; protein product: MKRPSGRAADQLRSIRITRNYTKHAEGSVLVEFGDTKVICTVSVENGVPRFLKGQGQGWLTAEYGMLPRATGERNQREASRGKQGGRTLEIQRLIGRSLRAALDMSKLGDVTLYVDCDVIQADGGTRTASITGAMVALVDALKVIKKRGGLKGGDPLKQMIAAVSVGMYQGEPVLDLDYLEDSAAETDLNVVMTSTGGFIEVQGTAEGAPFQPADLNAMLALAQKGMSEIFELQNAALAD
- the gmk gene encoding guanylate kinase produces the protein MTHSTGTLYIISAPSGAGKSSLVKALTDTNPEIRVSVSHTTRAMRPGEVNGVNYHFVERSEFVKMIEHGDFLERAEVFGNLYGTSQSHLQQTLDEGHDLILEIDWQGAEQVRQLMPKARSIFILPPSLEALHQRLNNRGQDSDEVIAGRMREAVSEMSHYVDYDYLIINDDFAHALDDLKAIFRANQLQQKRQQQRFGKLLAELLG
- the spoT gene encoding bifunctional GTP diphosphokinase/guanosine-3',5'-bis pyrophosphate 3'-pyrophosphohydrolase; translated protein: MPSIDALADRLSTYLGTDQVNLVRRAYFYAEQAHDGQRRRSGEAYVTHPLAVANILADMHMDHQSLMAAMLHDVIEDTGIAKEALSAQFGETVADLVDGVSKLTQMNFETKAEAQAENFQKMAMAMARDIRVILVKLADRLHNMRTLEVLSGEKRRRIAKETLEIYAPIANRLGMHAIRIEFEDLGFKAMHPMRSARIYQAVKRARGNRKEIVNKIEESLSHCLAIDEIEGEVSGRQKHIYGIYKKMRGKRRAFNEIMDVYAFRIIVDKVDTCYRVLGAVHNLYKPLPGRFKDYIAIPKANGYQSLHTTLFGMHGVPIEIQIRTREMEEMANNGIAAHWLYKSSGDEQPKGTHARARQWVKGVLEMQQRAGNSLEFIESVKIDLFPDEVYVFTPKGRIMELPKGSTAVDFAYAVHTDVGNSCIACRINRRLAPLSEPLQSGSTVEIVSAPGARPNPAWLNFVVTGKARTHIRHALKLQRRSESISLGERLLNKVLNGFDSSLEKIPAERVQAILHEYRQETIEDLLEDIGLGNRMAYVVARRLLGEGEQLPSPEGPLAIRGTEGLVLSYAKCCTPIPGDPIVGHLSAGKGMVVHLDNCRNISEIRHNPEKCIQLSWAKDVTGEFNVELRVELEHQRGLIALLASSVNAADGNIEKISMDERDGRISVVQLVVSVHDRVHLARVIKKLRALTGVIRITRMRA
- a CDS encoding YicC/YloC family endoribonuclease — its product is MVHSMTAFARVEKAGAQGTLSWELRSVNSRYLEPHLRLPESFRDLEGAVREALRAGISRGKLECTLRFTEETTGKPLQVDRERAAQLVAAAETIASLIKQPAALNPLEVLAWPGVLVADATDPQALNAEALALFNQGLKELKAGREREGAELARLINERLTAIEDDVVTLRELVPQMLATQRQKVLDRFTDMKADLDPVRLEQEMVLLAQKSDVAEELDRLSTHILEVRRVLKSAGAAGRRLDFLMQELNREANTLGSKAFDPRSTQAAVNLKVLIEQMREQVQNIE
- a CDS encoding SDR family oxidoreductase gives rise to the protein MSAPSVVIAGCGDVGSRLASQLLAAGWEVHGLRRNISRLPEGVIGIAGDLFKKDCPDTWPIGGVDYLVYCAAATDHDEAGYRKAYVEGLQHVLEWLGDYGQQPKQLLFVSSSSVYGQQNGEWVDETSPTQAVGYSGQVMLEAEQVAFNSGIPATAVRLTGIYGPGREWLLSQVRQGYRVAVEPPLYGNRIHVDDAAGLLAFLLRHVEQGGSLDKVYIGVDDAPAPLAEVVGWLREYLGVTEWAEDASVRRAGSKQCSNTRAKALGWTPIYPSYREGYAAILKG
- the pyrE gene encoding orotate phosphoribosyltransferase translates to MQAYQRDFIRFAIDRGVLRFGEFTLKSGRTSPYFFNAGLFNSGSALAQLGRFYAAAIVESGISFDVLFGPAYKGIPLAAATAVALAEHHDRDLPWCFNRKEAKAHGEGGSLVGAPLTGDVLIIDDVITAGTAIREVMQIIASQDGAKAAGVLIALNRQERGNGELSAIQEVERDFAIPVVSIVSLNQVLQFLEDDSQLKQHLPAVRAYREQFGV
- a CDS encoding DUF4870 domain-containing protein is translated as MSDNQLPVSAQNKEVRQWAMLCHFAAFLGLVFPFGSVLGPLILWQVKKDMDPLIDDQGKEALNFQLTVAIAWLVCFVLGFVVIGFLLMVVLVIAALVLTIIGGVKANKGIAYRYPLTWRLIK
- the rpoZ gene encoding DNA-directed RNA polymerase subunit omega, which codes for MARVTVEDCLEHVDNRFELVMLSTKRARQLATGGKEPLLNWENDKPTVMALREIAAGVMSYEYIASAEIVEDEPLFAAFEDESNEAV